The genomic stretch GTCGATCTTTGTCAGACATGCTTCAATCTACAAATACCAGAAAATTGGCATCAAGGGGACTCTTGCTAATAAATAAGAATGAACAGTCTAAATTGAAAAAGTGCACCAATACAACATAAGTAAAATCATTAAAGTAACTAGTTGATTGCAGACCTTTACATTCACATCAGGATCTAATTGCGGTGAAGAGCATTTCTCCAGGGGAAGATCTCTTACGTCATCCAAAAAGTAATCCTCCCAAGGTGCAAGTAAAAGGATGCCTTCTCCTTCTTTGCCTTCCCGTCCAGTTCTTCCAAGACGATGTATATATTGTTCCCTATCTGATGGAAGACCAACCTAAATATGCAATCACACAGATTATTACACAGAAGTGAGATCGTTTCAAGTATTTAAcgcagagaaaaaaaaaatgaaactgaAACATGTTGCTCATCAAACTTTCACCATAGCCCTGTATGAACATCCACTCTCCCACTAAACGTGACCAAAaacaggaaaagaagaaaaaataatgaatagaaatacaagttaaaaaaaaaaactcattttctgAACTTCTTGTTACGCAGGACATGCAACATTCATCATCGTCCTGACTCATAATGGAAAGCCTGCTAACTTGTCATCCTTTATAGCGAAAGCGAAAATTGGATATTTCAGTTACACACTTCCCCAATTTAAATTCGAGCTTACTGCCTGTCTAAAAGGGAAACAGCTAAAGATTGGTCATGTGCTACTCAAAATGGACTGCAGCAGCAATTGGTTAAGCAATTTGAATGGCAAATCATCCTTCTACATGTACATTGATGATATGACTGGGTAATGGACTTAAAATGTTTCCTCTATTTCTAAGATAGAACAGCATAACTTCAAATAAAGAAGTTAGAACAAGacaaaatctcaaaattttctttcttttaaactATTCAATTGTTAGATGATGGTTAAACTTATATCAAATAGTGAATATTTGATCAAGCACAAGAAAACAGGAGGTGTTGGTGTAGAGTTTAATTGTAAATTACAGAATAACAGCACCCACCTGAATGACCAATGTGACATCAGGATAGTTCATTCCGCGAGCTGAAACATCTGATGTAATGAGAATCAATCGTTTAGCTTCCTTGAATTCATCAGAAATCCGAGTCCTGTAGATTTGAGGTTTTCTCGAGTGCATCTCCCTCACAGCCATCTTCATCTCTCTTAAAAGTGCATACATGAGGGACGTCATCATTGCTGTTGTACAGAAAACAATAACCTGGGCACATTTGAAGTATCATTAGTGCAGAAGCAAAGATCCAAATGCAGAATATAAAAATCTCCTTTCTTGGTTTTTgaaacacccccccccccccggggcccaaaaatagagaagaaaataaaaaagaatgtgCCTAGACGACAACAAAGGCCAATAATGCATGACATCCTCAAATCCCCATTATTACCTTATAATCAGGCACTTTGGAGATGTGTCCCTGCAGAAGATTGTATACAATTTCGAGATGCTGTTCATGTGGTTCAACAAGATAAGATTGCTTTACCTAATTGAGaagacaaaaaaagaattaataGAAAGGTCCTTTGACTTTCTCATACAATAGAAATAGCATTAATTAGTAAGGTGCTATGACGACTAAAATTTGAATTCACACGTCAACACCACTGAAACTGTCAACTTTGATGGGCTATAACCTTGTAAAGAATCCTGAGGTTGTTAGACCTCTACttgaaatatttcaaatttcatgaaaattgaaatttaaggTAATTCTCAGCACTATGTCACCTTGGGATGTGTTTCCAAGCTATAGCCAACTGTATCCATGTATGCATGTTCTCTTTTCAAAACAAGCAGTGATATTCGACGAACCTGTGATTTGAAGAATGTCAATTTCACGGGTAAACATGTATATGAGAACTTTCTACTCTCAAAAGCTTAACCTTCAGCTAATCCATAAGGAGTACGAAACTTTTCTTAAGCTTGCATGGATAGGGTAAGCAAGGGTAGCTTCAATGCAAAATTGTGAAGCAGAAAATCAATACTTCACAAAGTCTTCGGCGAGGACAAGTAGAAACTAACCTCCCTCGGAATTGTGGCTGAAAACAGTAAAGACTGTCTCTTTCGAGGTAAACAATCCACGATTTTCTCCATGTCTTTCCTGAAACCAAGGTCTAATAAATGGTCTGCTTCATCAAGGATAAGCATCTTCAATCCCATTAAGCGCAAAGAGAATCCAGACTTGTTCTCTATATGATCCAACAATCTGCCAGGAGTTGCAACTATAATCTGCATAGCAACATGCATTAAAAAGAAGCAATTGGGCTTCTGAACTTCATTTTTGAACTATAAACTGCATAAAAGTATGCATTAACAAGAAGCAGGGGGTCTTTTAAACTCCAgttttagagagagagagagaaaggggcCGGGGGGTGAGGGGGAGggaggggagagagagagagagagaggaagaggaagagatGAGAGGCTCTACTGATAGAAAAGTTCATGCACTTCGAACAACAAAGGTCCCCAGATGTTGCAAAAGATCCATGTACCTGACATGGCTCTGACTCCAGGCGTCTCTGGTCAACTTTAAAGCGTGTTCCTCCAACTAGTGTCTGCACGCCAATGCCATCATGGTACTTCAGCAGTACAGTAGCTTCTGCAGCTATTTGGCTTGCAAGTTCTCGTGTTGGACAGAGAATGAGAACGTATACTGGAGTGGTCCGTTGGTTCGTGCTGTTGCTTGACGCCTTTATAACTGTTTCAATAGCAGGAAGCTGTTTTTATTTAATAAGAGGAACAGAAATATACAAGCATTGAACGCCAGAAAAAAGGGTATGAGAACAAAATCAAAGGGACTAGTAATATACCAAAAATGCAGCACTTTTTCCAGTTCCAGTTCTAGCTTTAACCAAAGCATCATTGCCTGTTCACAGCAGTGTGTAAATATTATGGAAGAAACATGGGCACTGTAGAATTTATGAAGAGAGAAGCCATAAGCAAATTGCCATTATAGCAATCATTTGCGTGACTTGATTTAGAAGAACCTACCAAATATGGAAATTGACTCAAAGAATTCAGCTTTTATATTCCCATCAAACAAAAGAACGATGTAACAACTACAGCATCCTATTTATGGGGAGAACTAGCTATTATGTCGATTCCTTCCGTTAATTACAATGACATCTATGGTCATCAAAGAAATCTACATTGTTAATAAAATAGAATATAAAAGGTTGATTCATAAAGGCAGTAGGTTAGGATAGATGCTTAACTGTTTTTGCATGCCTACCTTGAAGGCAAGTGGAAAGTGTAGCCTCCTGAACCCTGGTCATTTGCACATAACCCGCTGCATTGAGTGCCTTGACTGTCAAAGGAGAGATGTCATACTCATCAAACCTAACAACAAAAAGCCCCCCAcaacattacaaaaaaaaataaaatgttgaCATGAGATTTCTATTCACAAAGAAAACTCTAAAATAGTGACACGCTTAGCAATCACAAATTTGACCTTCACACCTTTTGGAACTATATATTGTCTCCTCTTCACTTTTTCCCTCTCCACGCTGCTTCTCCAAACTCCTCTTAATAACCTCCTTACGAATCATCTCCACCTGCTGTGACAAATCATCCTCTTGTTCCAAAGCATTCAAGGGCACTCGCTTCTTCTTTATCTTCACATCATACTTCCCTAATGCAGCACTGCTTGCATTTCTCCTCCCATTACCCCAACTTCTCCTTTCTTCAGCAGTCTTATCCTCACCATCACTATCATTACcataatcatcatcatcatcactttcatcatCTGAAGAATTTATCGCATTCCTGTTGGTGTGAAATCTCGGCCACCTCACTCTCCCGCTACCTCTAGAGCTAACCAAACTCCGCTTAGAATCTGAGCCTTCCTTGCTTTTTGACCTCTGGTTTCTAGCAAAACTTGCTCCTTTGTTACTAATTGTATCCACAGAATAACACCTCACTCTCGACAAACCATCCATATTCACCGAAATCTGACTTCCATGATCACACATTAGGTCCAATCCCCCCTTCATCAATCCCGCTGTGTAACTCGAAATGCGCCTACTAATTAACCAATTATTCGAGTTCATAAAAAATCCATGTCCACAATAACCCGTTAAATTATATCCCAATCCCACTGAACCCAAAGCACCGCTCGAAAACTTTCGAGCCGTcgaagaaatatcacccaaagACTTCGGATTTCTACTTTCATCAGCACTACAATTATCAGCAAAAGCAGATTTTCTCGAAATTAATTTCCGTAAATCAATGGGCTCACCAATAACTCTCTTATTTGCCATTTCTCGAGGCGCCGGAGCTCTAATCGGGCCATCAGCTTCATTCCACAAATCCTCAGCACCTTCTTTCATGAACCGATCAGCCAGAGCTTTAATATGTTCTTGAGGCGATACCGGGCCATAATTGGGTCCGGGCTGATCTGGGTCGGAAACAGAATTGGGCTTCTGGGAAGCAGCAGAGAGTTTAGCCCTGATTTCAGAACGGATACGGGCCTGGTAAATTTGCTTTTCGTGATCGAGGAGgcgtttttctttttctctggCCTTTTTCTCGTGCATGCGTTTCCACTGCCATTTGTTTAATCCTCCGGGAAATGTCCGGGGGCCTCCGCCCATGAAGCGGAGGAAAGCGAGGCTGTGGTGAAGAGATGGCGGGGGCTTTGGACGCCTGCGAAGGAAAATGGAAGAGGAATGCATTTCTTGAATTGAATATTGTGAGTGACAGGGTAGGGTTTAAGGATGTGATGAATTTTGGTGGCGGGTTTACACCGTAGAGGGGTTTTAAGGGTTGATGAGATATACGTGCCAACTTTTCTTTCGATTAAGGCAATTCAAGGAAGAGTTAGGGGTGGAAGAAAACAAATCTCTTTAAATTCGACTCCTTCGAGAAAAACTTGCTTGAGATTGGATTAAATTCCCATTAACCAAAATTGGAAATCAAAGTATGCATTTGAGTCGATGAATATTAAGTTAACACCTTCCCTCAATTACACATTTTGACATTTACAATAATTAACTTGTATGTAGGACATCCAATTTCGTAAAGAAATTTTTATAGCAACCTATAGGCTCCTCGGCCAAAAAGACAAAATACAACATTAGAAAAGCTAATAACCTA from Coffea eugenioides isolate CCC68of chromosome 8, Ceug_1.0, whole genome shotgun sequence encodes the following:
- the LOC113779187 gene encoding probable DEAD-box ATP-dependent RNA helicase 48; protein product: MHSSSIFLRRRPKPPPSLHHSLAFLRFMGGGPRTFPGGLNKWQWKRMHEKKAREKEKRLLDHEKQIYQARIRSEIRAKLSAASQKPNSVSDPDQPGPNYGPVSPQEHIKALADRFMKEGAEDLWNEADGPIRAPAPREMANKRVIGEPIDLRKLISRKSAFADNCSADESRNPKSLGDISSTARKFSSGALGSVGLGYNLTGYCGHGFFMNSNNWLISRRISSYTAGLMKGGLDLMCDHGSQISVNMDGLSRVRCYSVDTISNKGASFARNQRSKSKEGSDSKRSLVSSRGSGRVRWPRFHTNRNAINSSDDESDDDDDYGNDSDGEDKTAEERRSWGNGRRNASSAALGKYDVKIKKKRVPLNALEQEDDLSQQVEMIRKEVIKRSLEKQRGEGKSEEETIYSSKRFDEYDISPLTVKALNAAGYVQMTRVQEATLSTCLQGNDALVKARTGTGKSAAFLLPAIETVIKASSNSTNQRTTPVYVLILCPTRELASQIAAEATVLLKYHDGIGVQTLVGGTRFKVDQRRLESEPCQIIVATPGRLLDHIENKSGFSLRLMGLKMLILDEADHLLDLGFRKDMEKIVDCLPRKRQSLLFSATIPREVRRISLLVLKREHAYMDTVGYSLETHPKVKQSYLVEPHEQHLEIVYNLLQGHISKVPDYKVIVFCTTAMMTSLMYALLREMKMAVREMHSRKPQIYRTRISDEFKEAKRLILITSDVSARGMNYPDVTLVIQVGLPSDREQYIHRLGRTGREGKEGEGILLLAPWEDYFLDDVRDLPLEKCSSPQLDPDVNVKIEACLTKIDHGVKEAAYHAWLGYYNSIREIGRDKTTLVELANQFCKSIGLQKPPALFRKTALKMGLKDIPGIRIQK